In a single window of the Podospora pseudocomata strain CBS 415.72m chromosome 2 map unlocalized CBS415.72m_2, whole genome shotgun sequence genome:
- a CDS encoding uncharacterized protein (EggNog:ENOG503NWD3; COG:U; COG:Y) — protein MSWQPNQESLGTLATCLRDSLSGFNKTAQKQAEIMLTQAKASPDINNYLAFIFSSATPAPGTPVQQPTEWHVVRSAAAIMLKNNIKSNLKGIPESSLQLIKLAIPLGIQDTNSQIRSFAGNLATEIVRCGGLYSWPELLEVLLKMIGNEGNQYSNEAQEGAMAAMSKICEDNTKVLEREQNGQRPLNILLPKFIEATKSPLPKVRALALKAINEFTPRKSQAMLNVIDTLLQHLFYLSEDKYPDVRREVCRAFVRLVETRPDKLLPHIGGLVDYILTQQKSDDEELATEAAEFWLAVGEHDNLWQALDPYLGKIIPVLLECMVYSPEDIALLGGASDDEDEEDREEDIKPKFAKKNLKRGAAGAEEGESQEDNGYEKMAEEGLEEGEIDDEDEDDDGDENPDEKWTLRKCSAAALDVFAGDFGGKVFHSILPYLQTNLKHEDWPRREAAVLALGAVADGCMGVVVPHLPELVPYLISLLEDPEPVVRIITCWTLSRYSSWAASLTDGAQKQSYFEPLMEGILRRMLDKNKKVQEAGASAMATLEEKAGKQLEPYCGPIIQQFVLCFSKYKDKNRWVLYDCVQTLAEHIGPVLARPELAGQLMPTIIDRWQRVPDQSREMFPLLECLSYIAMALGDAFTPYAEPIFNRCVNIIHQNLEQSMHAKTNANFDQPDKDFLVTSLDLLSAIIQALDNAKAAELVTRSQPAFFELLSFCMEDPSDEVQQSAYALVGDCSKYVPEQLRPFIHKIFTILVKKLDLDDILDEEIDSSFSVVNNACWSAGEVAMQFKEEMAPFVPELLRRFVEIISNPGVPGGVVENAAIALGRLGLFHAAIIAPHLPKFAHEFLTVMDEVDTSEEKATAFRGFCNVVAQNPQSIENVLLAFFSSIARYQDLKLRNPIKQELHEAFLSVLKIYQQLIPGFVDFLNKLPPQDQQALKTTYGL, from the exons ATGAGCTGGCAACCAAACCAGGAGTCCCTCGGGACACTCGCGACATGTCTCCGGGACTCGCTGAGCGGCTTCAACAAGACCGCCCAGAAGCAGGCCGAAATT ATGCTCACGCAAGCGAAAGCGAGTCCCGATATCAACAATTACCTGGCATTCATCTTTTCGAGTGCCACTCCAGCGCCGGGCACACCGGTGCAGCAGCCCACCGAATGGCATGTGGTCCGATCTGCTGCCGCCATCATGctcaagaacaacatcaagaGCAACCTCAAGGGAATCCCCGAAAGCAGTCTCCAGTTGATCAAACTGGCCATTCCTCTCGGTATCCAGGACACCAACTCTCAGATCCGCAGCTTTGCTGGCAACCTTGCGACCGAAATCGTCCGTTGTGGAGGACTTTACAGCTGGCCTGAGCTCCTCGAGGTTCTGCTCAAGATGATTGGCAACGAAGGAAACCAGTACTCGAACGAGGCCCAAGAAGGtgccatggccgccatgtCCAAGATCTGCGAAGACAACACCAAGGTTTTGGAACGGGAGCAAAATGGCCAGCGGCCGCTCAACATCCTTCTCCCCAAATTCATCGAGGCTACCAAGAGCCCCCTGCCAAAAGTCCGCGCTCTGGCCCTCAAGGCCATCAACGAGTTCACCCCAAGGAAAAGCCAGGCCATGCTCAACGTTATCGATACCCTTCTCCAGCATTTGTTTTATCTCTCCGAAGACAAGTACCCCGATGTGAGGCGAGAGGTGTGCCGCGCCTTTGTCCGGCTAGTTGAGACCCGGCCCGACAAGCTGCTGCCTCATATCGGAGGTTTGGTCGACTACATCCTTACCCAGCAAAAgagcgacgacgaggagctcgccaCAGAGGCGGCTGAGTTCTGGTTGGCTGTGGGCGAGCACGACAATCTCTGGCAGGCCCTTGATCCCTACCTCGGCAAGATCATCCCCGTGCTTCTGGAATGCATGGTGTACAGTCCCGAGGATATTGCTCTCTTGGGAGGCGCgtccgacgacgaagacgaggaggatcgAGAAGAGGATATCAAGCCAAAGTTTGCCAAGAAGAACTTGAAGCGCggcgctgctggtgctgaggagggtgaaagCCAGGAGGACAACGGCTACGAGaagatggccgaggagggtctggaggagggcgagatcgacgacgaagatgaggacgacgacggcgatgaGAACCCTGATGAGAAGTGGACCCTCCGCAAGTGCTCTGCGGCAGCGCTCGACGTTTTTGCTGGCGATTTCGGCGGCAAAGTCTTCCACTCTATTCTCCCCTATCTGCAAACAAACCTGAAGCACGAGGACTGGCCACGCCGCGAAGCTGCCGTGCTTGCCCTCGGCGCCGTTGCCGATGGCTGCatgggtgttgttgtgccCCATCTGCCGGAGCTTGTCCCCTACCTCATCAGCCTCCTTGAGGACCCGGAGCCGGTGGTCCGTATCATCACATGCTGGACCCTGAGCCGGTATTCATCATGGGCTGCGAGCCTCACAGACGGGGCCCAGAAACAAAGTTACTTTGAGCCCCTCATGGAGGGCATCCTTCGCAGGATGTtggacaagaacaagaaggtgCAAGAAGCGGGTGCCTCAGCCATGGCCACCCTTGAGGAAAAGGCCGGCAAACAGTTGGAACCGTACTGCGGGCCGATCATCCAGCAGTTTGTTCTATGCTTCAGCAAATACAAGGACAAGAACAGATGGGTTCTCTATGACTGCGTCCAGACGCTGGCCGAGCATATTGGACCGGTTCTGGCTCGCCCCGAGCTTGCTGGCCAGCTCATgcccaccatcatcgacagATGGCAAAGAGTACCAGATCAGTCGCGGGAAATGTTCCCCTTGCTAGAGTGCCTATCCTACATCGCCATGGCGCTCGGGGATGCCTTTACTCCTTATGCCGAGCCGATCTTCAACAGATGTGTCAACATCATTCACCAAAACCTCGAGCAGTCCATGCACGCCAAAACAAATGCCAACTTTGATCAGCCTGACAAGGACTTTTTGGTCACCAGTCTTGATCTTTTGAGCGCTATCATCCAGGCCCTGGACAACGCCAAGGCGGCAGAGCTTGTTACAAGAAGCCAACCGGCCTTCTTTGAGCTCTTGAGCTTCTGCATGGAGGATCCTTCCGACGAGGTGCAGCAGTCGGCCTACGCCCTGGTTGGTGACTGCTCAAAGTATGTCCCCGAGCAGCTGAGGCCGTTCATCCACAAGATCTTCACCATTCtggtcaagaagctcgacCTGGACGACATCTTGGACGAGGAGATTGACAGCAGCTTTAGCGTTGTTAACAACGCCTGCTGGAGCGCCGGCGAGGTGGCGATGCAGttcaaggaggagatggcgcCGTTCGTACCAGAGTTGCTGCGGAGGTTCGTCGAGATCATCTCCAATCCTGGTGTGCCTGGCGGCGTGGTCGAGAACGCCGCGATCGCGTTGGGCAGACTGGGTCTCTTCCATGCCGCCATCATCGCGCCTCACCTTCCCAAGTTTGCGCACGAGTTCCTCACCGTCATGGACGAGGTCGACACatcggaggagaaggcgactGCTTTTAGGGGATTCTGCAACGTCGTCGCTCAGAACCCACAGTCGATTGAGAATGTGCTGCTGGCTTTCTTTTCGTCGATTGCGAGGTACCAGGACTTGAAGCTGCGCAACCCCATCAAGCAGGAGTTGCATGAGGCTTTCTTGAGT GTCCTCAAGATCTACCAGCAATTGATTCCGGGGTTCGTCGATTTCCTCAACAAGCTCCCGCCACAAGACCAGCAAGCACTCAAGACGACATATGGTCTCTAG
- a CDS encoding uncharacterized protein (EggNog:ENOG503NWAE; COG:E), with protein sequence MVLIIGGGVSGLMTAWILLDRGYRVSVAAKEWYGEDANKDGSMCSQTAGALWEYPPSGRRLSENRAPAVAFPEPAQARLWAMHSFLFYEHLAKKSQLEEFGARMIALYQSSHHSHKDSRQGADSQTQENAREHHRKLQAIARLDTGYGDFRGKFKAGYRSLPFEDWNTFEFRKWEDAPSATNYLGPVRLK encoded by the coding sequence atggtCCTCATCATCGGAGGTGGTGTCAGTGGATTGATGACAGCCTGGATTcttctggataggggttaTCGTGTCTCGGTTGCTGCCAAAGAATGGTACGGGGAGGATGCAAACAAGGATGGTTCTATGTGTTCTCAGACTGCTGGAGCTCTGTGGGAGTACCCCCCAAGTGGTCGTCGCTTGTCAGAGAACCGGGCTCCTGCGGTCGCGTTCCCCGAGCCCGCGCAGGCTCGGTTGTGGGCGATGCACAGCTTTCTGTTCTATGAGCACTTAGCCAAGAAAAGTCAGCTGGAAGAGTTCGGAGCCAGAATGATCGCACTGTATCAGTCTTCCCATCACAGTCATAAGGATAGCAGGCAGGGGGCTGACAGCCAAACTCAGGAGAATGCGCGCGAACACCACAGAAAGTTGCAAGCTATTGCGCGCCTGGACACCGGGTATGGAGACTTCCGCGGCAAGTTTAAGGCTGGTTATCGAAGCCTTCCATTTGAAGACTGGAATACATTCGAGTTTCGAAAATGGGAGGACGCCCCGAGTGCAACAAACTATCTTGGCCCAGTTAGGCTGAAATGA